A region of Flavobacterium indicum GPTSA100-9 = DSM 17447 DNA encodes the following proteins:
- a CDS encoding asparagine synthetase B, producing MEAEGQQNHLKAYGITYWALTKGYKVNWLLNYRGGAFLMPDADEVRKECQIRSVTFEVISDATATSILEEIASPSQNTETVLLEKAPKIAVYTPKGKQPWDDAVTMVLTYAEIPYTEIYDEEVLSDQLLMYEWLHLHHEDFTGQYGKFFGAYRNAPWYIEQKKEAEALAAKLGFSKVAEEKRAVAIKIRDYVIGGGFMFAMCSATDSFDIALSAEGVDICEPMFDGDNSDANYQSKIDYNNTFAFKDYILERNPMVYEFSDIDTTEEHGKGAMKMENDYFTLMEYSAKWDPIPTMLCQNHTQLVKGFMGQTTAFRAEKIKSNVLVMGECKINGEARYIHGTKGKGMFTYYGGHDPEDYQHRVGDAPTVLDLHPNSPGYRLILNNVLFPAAKKKKLKT from the coding sequence ATGGAAGCTGAAGGGCAGCAAAATCATTTAAAAGCTTATGGTATAACATATTGGGCTTTAACAAAAGGATATAAAGTAAATTGGTTGTTAAACTATCGTGGCGGTGCTTTTCTTATGCCAGATGCAGATGAAGTTCGAAAAGAATGTCAAATTAGAAGTGTAACCTTTGAAGTTATTTCAGATGCAACAGCTACTTCAATTCTTGAAGAAATTGCTAGTCCGTCTCAAAATACTGAAACTGTATTACTTGAAAAAGCACCTAAAATCGCTGTATATACACCTAAAGGAAAACAACCTTGGGATGATGCAGTAACTATGGTCTTAACCTATGCTGAAATTCCCTATACAGAAATATATGATGAAGAAGTATTAAGTGACCAATTACTAATGTATGAATGGTTGCATTTACATCATGAAGATTTTACAGGTCAGTATGGGAAATTTTTTGGAGCTTACCGAAATGCACCTTGGTATATTGAACAAAAAAAAGAAGCAGAAGCTTTAGCTGCAAAACTTGGATTTTCTAAAGTAGCTGAAGAAAAACGAGCAGTTGCTATTAAAATAAGAGATTACGTAATTGGTGGTGGTTTCATGTTTGCCATGTGTTCAGCAACAGATAGTTTTGATATTGCTTTGTCCGCAGAAGGTGTAGATATTTGTGAACCTATGTTTGACGGAGATAATAGTGATGCCAATTATCAAAGTAAGATTGATTACAACAATACGTTTGCATTTAAAGATTATATTCTTGAAAGAAATCCAATGGTTTATGAGTTTTCAGACATAGACACGACAGAAGAACATGGTAAAGGCGCAATGAAAATGGAAAATGATTATTTTACGTTGATGGAATATTCTGCAAAATGGGACCCAATTCCCACAATGTTATGTCAAAATCATACACAATTAGTAAAAGGTTTTATGGGACAAACTACTGCTTTTAGAGCTGAAAAAATAAAATCGAATGTGCTAGTAATGGGTGAATGTAAAATTAATGGGGAAGCGCGATACATTCACGGGACAAAAGGAAAAGGTATGTTTACTTATTATGGAGGTCACGATCCAGAAGATTACCAACATAGAGTGGGAGATGCTCCTACTGTTCTAGACTTACATCCTAATTCACCAGGATACCGATTAATATTAAATAATGTTTTATTCCCTGCAGCTAAAAAGAAAAAATTAAAAACATAA
- a CDS encoding glutaminase gives MNYRTVLDKIYINSKDFPKMGVVSTSIPELAKVHPDKFGIHLTTINGEEIGVGNSNEKFSIQSVSKALTVALAFSKCGEEIWNRVGVEPSGNPFNSLVQLEFEKGIPRNPFINAGALVIADILVTVLQNPKEDLLHFIRTISGFETIDFNLKVAQSEKETGFRNAALANFLKSFGNIQNEVDVVLDFYFHQCSIEMTCKELAHAFFIFANEGKTKKGNQILTTSQVKRLNALMQTCGFYDESGEFTYRVGLPGKSGIGGGIAALLPKQFAIACWSPRLNEKGNSELGMFALEQLTTETGMSIF, from the coding sequence ATGAACTATCGAACCGTTTTAGATAAAATATATATTAATTCTAAAGATTTTCCTAAAATGGGAGTGGTGTCAACTTCTATTCCAGAATTGGCAAAAGTACACCCAGATAAATTTGGAATACACTTAACAACAATAAATGGAGAAGAAATAGGTGTTGGGAATTCTAACGAAAAGTTTTCTATTCAATCGGTTTCAAAAGCATTAACTGTAGCACTAGCATTTTCTAAATGTGGTGAGGAAATATGGAATCGAGTTGGCGTAGAACCTTCGGGAAATCCATTTAATTCCTTAGTGCAATTAGAATTTGAAAAAGGAATTCCAAGAAATCCATTTATTAATGCCGGAGCTTTAGTAATTGCTGATATTTTAGTTACAGTACTTCAAAATCCTAAAGAAGATTTGTTGCATTTTATCAGAACCATTTCCGGATTTGAAACGATAGATTTTAATTTAAAAGTTGCTCAATCTGAAAAAGAAACTGGATTTAGAAATGCGGCATTAGCTAATTTCCTAAAATCATTTGGAAATATTCAAAATGAGGTAGATGTGGTGTTAGATTTTTATTTTCACCAATGCTCTATTGAAATGACCTGTAAAGAATTAGCCCATGCGTTTTTTATTTTTGCTAACGAAGGAAAAACAAAAAAAGGCAATCAAATACTAACAACAAGTCAAGTGAAACGATTAAATGCTTTAATGCAAACTTGCGGATTTTATGACGAATCGGGTGAGTTTACCTATCGTGTAGGATTGCCTGGTAAAAGTGGAATTGGTGGTGGAATTGCTGCCTTATTGCCAAAACAATTCGCTATTGCCTGTTGGTCTCCTCGATTAAATGAAAAAGGAAATTCAGAATTAGGCATGTTTGCCTTAGAACAATTAACTACCGAAACAGGTATGTCAATATTTTAA
- the rlmF gene encoding 23S rRNA (adenine(1618)-N(6))-methyltransferase RlmF, whose protein sequence is MTKTLHPRNKHNSSYDFQKLIEVYPELKSFVFVNSYGNESVDFANPEAVRALNKAILKQDYQINHYELPKTNLVPPIPGRADYIHYVADLLAKGINGTLPTGSGIKILDIGTGANCIYPIIGHQTYGWTFVGTEIDKPAKITAEKIIHSNELQKAITIRFQDNKRNILKNIIQENEKFDCIICNPPFHDSREAATQGTKRKLKNLGQAVEEKPVLNFGGQNNELWCEGGEKAFITNFIYESKHFKNQIKWFTTLVSKKDHLKEFFRILKKLDAKFETIEMHQGNKITRILAWQF, encoded by the coding sequence ATGACAAAAACCTTGCATCCTAGAAACAAACACAATTCATCCTATGATTTTCAGAAATTAATTGAGGTTTATCCTGAATTGAAATCTTTTGTTTTTGTCAACTCCTATGGAAATGAAAGTGTTGATTTTGCAAATCCTGAGGCCGTAAGAGCTTTAAACAAAGCCATATTAAAACAGGATTACCAGATTAATCATTACGAATTACCCAAAACAAATTTAGTTCCGCCAATTCCCGGAAGAGCCGATTACATTCATTATGTTGCAGATTTATTAGCAAAAGGAATTAATGGAACTTTACCTACTGGAAGTGGAATAAAAATATTAGACATTGGAACAGGAGCAAATTGCATCTACCCTATTATTGGACATCAAACCTATGGATGGACATTTGTTGGTACTGAAATTGATAAACCTGCTAAAATCACGGCAGAAAAAATTATACATTCCAATGAACTGCAAAAAGCCATCACCATACGTTTTCAAGACAATAAACGAAATATATTAAAAAACATCATTCAAGAAAATGAAAAATTTGATTGTATTATATGCAATCCACCCTTTCATGATTCTAGAGAAGCTGCAACCCAAGGCACTAAACGAAAATTAAAAAATTTAGGTCAAGCTGTTGAAGAAAAACCAGTTCTTAATTTCGGTGGACAAAATAATGAATTATGGTGTGAAGGTGGCGAAAAAGCATTTATTACCAACTTTATTTATGAAAGTAAGCACTTCAAAAATCAAATAAAATGGTTTACAACATTGGTTTCAAAAAAAGATCACTTAAAAGAATTTTTTCGTATTTTGAAAAAATTAGATGCGAAATTTGAAACCATAGAAATGCATCAAGGGAATAAAATTACACGTATTTTAGCATGGCAATTTTAA
- a CDS encoding HAD family hydrolase yields MKLNNIKLIVSDMDGTLLNSKHQLPSNFEDIYKLLEAQNIKFVAASGRQYYSIIDKFEHFTNNITIVAENGAYIKSNTSEIAVHKIPKAKLNSIISFIRTIPNTYLVLCGKKQAYIEQHDAAFVSFFKEFYNAYQIVDAVLCMEDDFFKIALYNPNGAEENIYPFLNPFKTAFQIKVSGYYWVDVMQLNINKGTALEQLQTIWHISKEETLVFGDYLNDLELFKQATYSVAMENAHSAIKGLASYQTKSNDENGVVDFIQKNILE; encoded by the coding sequence ATGAAATTGAACAACATTAAATTAATAGTATCTGATATGGATGGTACTTTGTTAAATTCAAAGCATCAGTTACCTAGTAATTTTGAAGATATTTATAAACTTTTAGAAGCCCAAAACATCAAATTTGTAGCAGCCAGTGGTCGTCAATATTACAGCATTATTGACAAGTTTGAACATTTTACTAATAACATTACTATAGTTGCAGAAAATGGTGCCTATATCAAATCAAATACATCTGAAATTGCGGTTCATAAAATCCCTAAAGCTAAATTAAATTCAATCATTTCATTTATCCGAACTATACCAAATACATATCTCGTTTTATGTGGAAAAAAACAAGCCTATATTGAACAACATGATGCCGCTTTTGTTTCTTTCTTTAAAGAATTTTATAACGCTTATCAAATTGTTGATGCTGTTTTATGTATGGAAGACGATTTTTTTAAAATTGCCTTATACAATCCTAATGGTGCTGAAGAAAATATTTATCCTTTTTTAAATCCGTTTAAAACAGCATTTCAAATTAAAGTATCTGGTTATTATTGGGTAGATGTTATGCAATTAAATATAAATAAAGGTACGGCTTTAGAACAACTGCAAACTATTTGGCATATTTCAAAAGAGGAAACTCTTGTTTTTGGTGACTATTTAAATGACTTAGAATTATTTAAACAAGCAACTTATTCGGTGGCAATGGAAAATGCCCACTCTGCTATTAAAGGTTTAGCTTCTTATCAAACCAAAAGTAATGATGAAAATGGCGTAGTTGATTTTATTCAAAAAAATATTTTAGAATAA
- the rplT gene encoding 50S ribosomal protein L20 has product MPRSVNHVASRARRKKVLKLAKGYFGRRKNVWTVAKNAVEKALSYAYRDRKQKKRNFRALWIMRINAGARLHGMSYSQFMGKLKANNIELNRKVLADLAMNHPEAFAAIVNQVK; this is encoded by the coding sequence ATGCCAAGATCAGTAAATCATGTAGCTTCAAGAGCTCGTAGAAAAAAAGTATTGAAACTTGCCAAAGGATACTTTGGAAGACGTAAAAACGTTTGGACTGTAGCTAAGAATGCAGTTGAAAAAGCGTTAAGCTATGCTTACCGCGACAGAAAGCAAAAAAAGAGAAATTTCCGTGCATTATGGATTATGCGTATTAACGCTGGTGCTCGTTTACACGGTATGAGTTATTCTCAATTTATGGGTAAATTAAAAGCTAATAATATCGAATTAAACCGTAAGGTTTTAGCTGATTTAGCTATGAATCACCCTGAAGCATTCGCTGCTATCGTAAATCAAGTGAAGTAA
- the rpmI gene encoding 50S ribosomal protein L35, with protein sequence MPKMKTKSGAKKRFVVTGSGKIKRKHAYKSHILTKKSKKRKLALTHAGLVHSADERSVKEQLRMM encoded by the coding sequence ATGCCTAAAATGAAAACTAAATCTGGAGCTAAAAAACGCTTTGTTGTTACAGGTTCTGGAAAAATCAAAAGAAAGCACGCTTACAAAAGTCACATCTTAACAAAGAAGTCTAAAAAGCGTAAATTAGCATTAACACATGCTGGATTAGTACATAGTGCTGACGAAAGAAGTGTAAAAGAACAATTAAGAATGATGTAA
- the infC gene encoding translation initiation factor IF-3 — protein sequence MRNNRGYQPRVEKKDAHRINNNIRVPEVRLVGDNVEPGIFKTSEALKMADELELDLVEISPNAEPPVCKIIDYGKFLYEQKRRDKELKAKSTQITVKEIRFGPQTDEHDYEFKKKNAVKFLQDGAKLKAFVFFKGRSIIYKEQGQILLLRLAQDLEEYGKVEALPVLEGKRMIMYIAPKKKGK from the coding sequence ATAAGAAACAACAGAGGTTATCAACCTCGCGTAGAGAAAAAGGATGCACACCGAATTAACAATAATATTCGTGTGCCGGAAGTACGTCTTGTGGGTGACAACGTAGAACCAGGAATTTTTAAGACATCAGAAGCATTAAAAATGGCTGATGAACTAGAATTAGATTTAGTTGAGATTTCTCCTAACGCTGAACCACCAGTTTGTAAAATTATTGATTACGGAAAGTTTCTTTACGAACAAAAGAGACGTGATAAAGAATTAAAAGCTAAATCAACGCAAATCACAGTTAAAGAGATTCGTTTTGGTCCTCAAACTGATGAGCATGATTATGAATTTAAAAAGAAAAATGCCGTTAAGTTTTTACAAGACGGTGCTAAATTAAAAGCTTTTGTATTCTTTAAAGGACGTTCTATTATTTATAAAGAACAAGGACAAATATTATTATTACGTTTAGCTCAAGATTTAGAAGAATATGGTAAAGTGGAAGCCTTACCTGTTTTGGAAGGAAAGCGTATGATAATGTATATTGCTCCTAAGAAAAAAGGAAAATAA
- the thrS gene encoding threonine--tRNA ligase, with product MIKITLPDGSVKEFAPGVTPMDVAKSISEGLARNVISASYNTVTIETSTELTTDGNLVLYTWNDKEGKKAFWHSTSHVMAQALEELYPGIKLTLGPAIDNGFYYDVDFGDQKITEADFKRVEDRVLEISREKHEFKMRPVSKAEALSIYKDNEYKTELISNLEDGTITFCDHSNFFDLCRGGHIPNTSIIKAMKILSVAGAYWRGDEKNKQLTRVYGISFPKQKDLTDYLELLEEAKRRDHRKLGKELDLFHFSQRVGQGLPLWLPKGAALRDRLEQFLKKAQKKAGYEQVVSPHIGQKELYVTSGHYAKYGADSFQPIHTPAEGEEFLLKPMNCPHHCEIYNAKPWSYKDLPKRYAEFGTVYRYEQSGELHGLTRVRGFTQDDAHLFCTPDQLDEEFKNVIDLVLYVFGSLGFENFTAQISLRDPEKPEKYIGSDENWEKAENAIINAAKEKGLNTVVEYGEAAFYGPKLDFMVKDALGRSWQLGTIQVDYNLPERFDLTYKGSDNELHRPVMIHRAPFGSMERFIAILLEHTGGNFPLWLMPEQAIILSLSEKYENYAKKVLDLLENHEIRALIDNRNETIGKKIREAEVKKFPFMLIVGEEEEKNGTISVRRHGQDGKGNESMTIEQFAALVNEEVNKTLKQF from the coding sequence ATGATTAAAATTACTTTACCCGATGGTTCGGTGAAGGAGTTTGCACCAGGTGTAACTCCTATGGATGTTGCTAAGAGTATTAGCGAAGGTTTGGCTCGAAATGTAATTTCAGCTTCTTACAATACTGTAACAATTGAAACATCGACCGAGTTGACCACGGATGGTAATCTTGTTTTATACACTTGGAATGATAAAGAGGGTAAGAAAGCATTTTGGCATTCTACTTCACACGTAATGGCGCAAGCATTAGAAGAATTATACCCAGGAATTAAATTAACATTAGGACCTGCTATTGATAATGGCTTTTATTATGACGTAGATTTTGGTGATCAAAAAATAACGGAAGCTGATTTTAAAAGAGTTGAAGATCGTGTTTTAGAAATTTCTAGAGAAAAGCACGAATTTAAAATGCGTCCTGTTTCTAAAGCCGAAGCTTTATCAATTTACAAGGACAATGAATATAAGACAGAATTAATATCAAACTTAGAAGATGGCACAATTACTTTTTGTGATCATTCTAACTTTTTTGATTTATGTAGAGGCGGTCACATTCCAAACACAAGCATCATTAAAGCTATGAAAATTTTATCTGTTGCGGGTGCGTATTGGAGAGGTGATGAAAAAAACAAACAGTTAACTCGTGTTTATGGTATTTCATTCCCAAAACAAAAAGATTTAACCGATTACTTAGAATTATTAGAAGAAGCTAAAAGACGTGATCATAGAAAATTAGGAAAAGAATTAGATTTATTCCATTTTTCACAACGTGTGGGTCAAGGTTTACCGCTATGGTTACCAAAAGGTGCCGCTTTACGTGATCGTTTAGAGCAATTTTTGAAAAAGGCTCAGAAAAAAGCAGGATATGAACAAGTTGTTTCGCCACATATAGGACAAAAAGAATTGTATGTGACTTCTGGTCATTATGCTAAATATGGAGCCGATAGTTTTCAGCCCATTCATACACCTGCTGAAGGAGAAGAGTTTTTATTAAAACCTATGAATTGTCCGCATCACTGCGAAATTTATAACGCAAAACCTTGGTCATACAAAGATTTACCGAAACGTTATGCTGAATTTGGAACAGTTTACCGATATGAACAATCTGGAGAGCTACATGGATTAACACGTGTAAGAGGTTTTACTCAAGATGACGCACACTTATTTTGTACACCCGATCAATTAGACGAAGAATTTAAAAACGTAATTGATTTAGTATTGTATGTGTTTGGCTCATTAGGATTTGAGAATTTTACTGCTCAAATTTCATTAAGAGATCCAGAGAAGCCAGAAAAATACATTGGATCGGATGAAAACTGGGAAAAAGCTGAAAATGCGATTATTAATGCTGCAAAAGAAAAAGGTCTTAATACCGTTGTAGAATATGGAGAGGCTGCATTTTATGGTCCGAAATTAGACTTCATGGTAAAAGATGCATTAGGAAGAAGTTGGCAATTAGGAACTATTCAAGTGGATTACAACTTACCTGAGCGTTTTGACTTAACATACAAAGGAAGTGACAACGAATTACACCGACCAGTTATGATTCATAGAGCCCCATTTGGTTCTATGGAACGATTTATTGCCATTTTATTAGAGCATACTGGTGGAAATTTCCCACTTTGGTTGATGCCTGAGCAGGCTATTATCCTGTCTTTGAGTGAGAAATATGAAAATTATGCAAAAAAAGTTTTAGATTTGCTAGAAAATCACGAAATTCGCGCCCTAATTGACAACCGAAACGAAACAATTGGTAAGAAAATTAGAGAAGCGGAAGTGAAAAAGTTCCCGTTTATGTTGATTGTAGGAGAAGAAGAAGAGAAAAACGGAACCATTTCTGTACGTCGCCACGGTCAAGACGGTAAAGGAAATGAAAGCATGACCATTGAACAATTTGCTGCTTTAGTTAATGAAGAAGTAAATAAAACATTAAAACAATTTTAA